In the genome of Lynx canadensis isolate LIC74 chromosome F1, mLynCan4.pri.v2, whole genome shotgun sequence, one region contains:
- the PYGO2 gene encoding pygopus homolog 2: MAASAPPPPDKLEGGGGPAPPPAPPGTGRKQGKAGLQMKSPEKKRRKSNTQGPAYSHLTEFAPPPTPMVDHLVASNPFEDDFGAPKVGGAAPPFLGSPVPFGGFRVQGGMAGQVPPGYGTGGGGGPQPLRRQPPPFPPNPMGPAFNMPPQGPGYAPPGNMNFPGQPFNQPLGQNFSPPGGQMMPGPVGGFGPMISPTMGQPPRGELGPPSLPQRFAQPGAPFGPSPLQRPGQGLPSLPPNTSPFPGPDPGFPGPGGEDGGKPLNPPAPTAFPPEPHSGSPAAAVNGNQPSFPPNSSGRGGGTPDANSLAPPSKAGGGSGPQPPPGLVYPCGACRSEVNDDQDAILCEASCQKWFHRECTGMTESAYGLLTTEASAVWACDLCLKTKEIQSVYIREGVGQLVAANDG; this comes from the exons ATGGCCGCCTCGGCGCCGCCCCCACCGGACAAGCTGGAGGGAGGTGGCGGCCCCGCACCGCCCCCTGCGCCGCCCGGCACCGGGAGGAAGCAGGGCAAGGCCG GTCTGCAGATGAAGAGCCCAGAAAAGAAGCGAAGGAAGTCAAATACTCAG GGCCCTGCATACTCACATCTGACGGAGTTTGCACCACCCCCGACTCCCATGGTGGATCACCTGGTTGCATCCAACCCTTTTGAGGATGACTTCGGAGCCCCTAAGGTGGGGGGCGCAGCCCCTCCGTTCCTTGGCAGTCCTGTCCCTTTTGGAGGCTTCCGCGTACAGGGGGGCATGGCAGGCCAGGTACCCCCAGGCTATGgcactgggggtggagggggtccCCAGCCTCTCCGTCGCCagccccctcctttccctcccaatCCTATGGGCCCAGCTTTCAACATGCCCCCCCAGGGCCCTGGCTACGCACCTCCAGGCAACATGAACTTTCCTGGCCAACCCTTCAACCAGCCTCTGGGCCAAAACTTCAGCCCTCCTGGTGGGCAGATGATGCCAGGCCCGGTGGGAGGATTTGGCCCCATGATCTCACCCACCATGGGACAGCCTCCCAGAGGGGAGCTGggccctccttctctcccccaacGCTTTGCCCAGCCAGGGGCACCTTTTGGCCCTTCTCCTCTCCAGAGACCTGGTCAGGGGCTCCCCAGTCTGCCCCCAAACACAAGTCCCTTCCCTGGTCCGGACCCTGGCTTTCCTGGCCCTGGTGGTGAGGATGGGGGAAAGCCCTTGAATCCCCCTGCTCCCACTGCTTTTCCCCCAGAGCCTCACTCAGGCTCCCCAGCTGCTGCCGTTAACGGGAACCAGCCCAGCTTCCCCCCAAACAgcagtgggcggggggggggaaccccAGATGCCAACAGCCTGGCGCCCCCCAGCAAAGCTGGCGGGGGGTCAGGGCCTCAGCCTCCCCCAGGCCTGGTGTACCCGTGTGGCGCCTGTCGCAGCGAGGTGAATGACGATCAGGACGCCATCCTGTGCGAGGCCTCCTGTCAGAAGTGGTTCCATCGCGAGTGCACAGGCATGACTGAGAGCGCGTACGGGCTGCTGACCACTGAGGCCTCCGCCGTCTGGGCTTGCGATCTCTGCCTCAAGACCAAGGAGATCCAGTCTGTGTACATCCGCGAGGGCGTGGGGCAGCTGGTGGCTGCTAACGATGGCTGA